The following nucleotide sequence is from Chloroflexota bacterium.
ATAAACACAACGCTCGCACCGGTGGCCCAATACCACAAACTCACCAATGGCGTACTGCTATCAGTGCCGCTGAAAATGCCATGAGCCAAAACCGTTAAAAATAGGCCAAAACTGGCGTAGTGAATCACCCGCCAAGCGCCACGGCCAATCCAGCGTTTGAGCCAAAAACTCACCGTCACCAGCGCCAAACCATAGAACCCAAGCTGACCTAAGCCAACCCACAATGGTTTATATTGGCTGCTAGCAAATGGCACGAGCAATTGTTTTAATGTGTAATTGCTATAACCATCGCCCAGCAAAATCACCGTATGAAACAGGCCAAAGCCAATCCCCAAGATACTAGCGTGCTGATGCAGATCGAGCATGGTTGGGCCGCCATTCCACAAACGCGCAACTTTACCCGTCAGCGAAAGCCCAAATAGCATCGAGAGCCAGACCAAACTATAGGCTACCAAGCCACTTGAGCGCGAAAGATACCAAAAAGCTTTGGGTTGGTCGCCAATCAACGAGCTGCTCAGGCCAGGAATCCAGCGCGGCATAACCAAAACCGCCGCCACAATTCCAATAATTAAAGCAATCATCAAGCTCATCAGGTTGGCGCTAACATCCTCAAGCATTTCGTCAGCGCTGGGAGTTGGCACATTTGGCGCAGCTTTGGCAATTGGCTTTGGGACAGCAACAGGCTGAGTTGTGCCAAGTGGTAAGGTTGCCACAACTTGATTTGGCAAAACTGATTCATTTTGTTTGGCAGCATTTTGGGCACGAATCGCCGCCAAACGCGCAGCTTTATCTTGAATCACAGGCTCGGTTGGCTCAATAGGTTGGGCTTTTTTGGCAGCATTTTGGGCACGAATCGCCGCCAAACGCGCGGCTTTATCATTTTCTGAAGCACTCATCGACATTACTCCCAACGATAACTATTAAAACGTTCGCTGCTATAGCTTTTGCCAGCGTGATCAAAGGCCAGCGCCGCAAAAGCAGGGTGCTGATTAATCCAAGCTAAGCCAGGTTCAATGCCCAGCAACACCACAATTTTGGCGGCTACCTCGGCTTGCGCTGCACTGGGCGCAATCACGGTGGCACTCAACACATCGCTCGTACTTGGTGCGCCTGTGCGCGGGTCGATTAAGTGATGTTGCCAGCGATCGCCTTTGCGCCAGCGCCGATAATCAACTCCTGAGGTTGCCACACCGCCAGTTGCAAACCAGATCATGGCTTCACGCTGCTGGGTGCGTGGGTTTGGCACGCCAACAGCCCAAGCCAAGCCATCTTGGCGCTGGCCTGCGGTTGCCAAATCGCCACCGACATCAACCAAGCAGGCCGCTTGCGTTGCGAATTGCTGAGCGGTTCGATCGGCGGCCCAACCCTTGGCAATGCCACCCAAATCAAGGGCGGTATCACGGGCTAGTTGCACCAAACGACCTTGATCGCGGCGGGAAATTGCCAGCCATGCTTGTGGCTGATAGTGCCAAGCCTGTGGTTGGTTGAGCGCGTTGCTCAACAATTCAAATGAGCGGTCATAGCCAGCATGCAAAAGCGCGGGCAGCAGGGTTGGCACAACTAAGCCTTTGCTCCAAGCGGCGGCATCGAGCGCCAAACCCAGCACTTCCCACAGGGTTTCGCTGACTGCCAGTGGCCGACCAGCCCGCTGATTGAGCCGCATCAATTCGCTATTTGAGCGAAAACGGCTTAGCGTTTGCTCCCAAGCCTCAAACCATTGTGGCACTGCCGCAAGATCGATTGACTGATCGCTAAGCACTGCCACCTCGCAACCCATTGCCCGAAAGATCAATTCGCCCATAAAGCACCTTTAGCGTGATGAACGAGTGTTGCGTGATGGTGCAGCAGGAGCGGCTGGCGCTGGCGCTGGCACGGCGGTCGGTACGGGCGCAACTTGACGGGGAGCGGCTGGCTGCGGCGCTGCTTGGCTGGGCGCATTGCCACTGCCACTACCGGTTGCTGGCTCACTTGGTACACTCTGGTTGGGTGCGCTTGGCTGAGTGCTGCCACCAGCGCTATCATTGGGAATGCGAATAATGCGATGGCCATTGCGGGTCAGTGGTGCAACCGTTGGCAGCGCTGGTAACTCAACTTGTGGTGCTTCGGCTACCGCCACAATTGGCTCAGGCGTGGCAAGTTCGGCACTGAAATCGACCGCTTGTTGATTGGAAAGCACTGCCCAGCCAGTGAGGGTCGCCGCGATTGCGGCAACACTCATGCTGGTATTGAGCATCAAACTGCTACGACGTTTTGGTGAATTGCTCATCGTGTTGTTTCCTTAGTTATCATCATCTTTTTTATCGTCGTCGTCTTTTTTATCATCGTCTTTGTGGTCGTCATCGCTACCACTATTGCTGTCACCACCATGGTCGTCATTGACATCATCGCTGCCATTGTCGTCGCTGCCACTGTCGTCGCTGCTACCAGACTCAACCTTGGCATAGACCACGCTGCCACTGTAGGCATCGACATAGACCCGACTATCGTTGGCAAAACGCACTTCGTAGACCAACGCGCCATGTTCTTCTTCCAACTCGACTTTGATCACCGTGCCGCCACCAAGATAGGCCACCGCCGCACTCGCAGCAGCATCGGGCGAGATTGTGCTTGGTGCTGGGGCGTTGGTTGGAGCAGGAGCCTGGGTTGGCGGTGCAACCGCAGTATTGGCCAAAACCGCGCCAGTGTTGGCATCGATATAGACCAAGCCGCGATCCAGCCGTGCTTCGTAAGCAGGTGTACCAGCATAATTAACTAACTCTGGCGTGGCCAATAAGCTGGCTCCAGGTGCAGCGGCCAAAGCCAATTGGCCAGCTTGCTCGGCTGAAATTGCATATTGCGGCGCATTCGAGCGTTCAACCGGAGCTTGGGTTGGTTGGGCTGGAGCTTGCGCAACGGGTTGGGCCGCTGGTACTTGAGCAACTGGTTGTTGTGCCGGAGCAGGCTCACGCACCACAATTGGCTCTTGCAAACGGGCATTGGCCTCGTCGATCGTGCGATTGGCTTCTTCAATCCGCTGGCTGGCTTCCAATAATTGTTGTTGATAGGCTTGATCGCTGGCCGTTGCAGTTGCTTGTACATCACCATCGCTGATTACATTTGGTACAGTGTTATCCATACCTGCAGCCAATTCAATTGGGCTAGGCTGAGCCAACGAACGAACCACGCCAACCACAATCGCCAAAACAAAAGTTGTCAGTACGGCGGCAAGTAAAAGTGCAAACTTGGGTTTCATCAGAGCCTCCTGTTGTTTGAATAACTGACCCAAGCATAGCAACTGTTTCTTGGAATATTCTTGACCAAGCTTGTGAATTTTCCAAGAATCTTCCAAGAATTAATTATTAGAGTAAGAGCATCACTTTTATGGTTTATTGGAGGTTGCTCATGACCGATCTAGCCCAATATCACCCATTGTTGGTCCATGCTCCATTGATGCTGTTGCCCACAGCAATTTTATTGCGCGTGTTACACTTGATTTGGCCCAAGGCTGGCTTTCGCATAACCGCAATTCTCTTATTGGTGGCTGGGGTTGGGCTGGGAATTTTATCCGAGGAAAGTGGCGAGGCTGCTGAGCATGCCGCCGAAGCGCGATCGGCCAATGTTGAAGCCATTCAAGCAACTGGCACCATTCCGGAAATGTTTGGTGAAGGCTCACTTTTAGAGACCCATGCCTCCTTGGCTGAAACCACCGTCATCGTCTTTATGCTGTTGCTGATTAGCGAAGCGATGTTGCTATTCCTAAGTCAACCATTGTTCGCCCGCTGGCGTGGATCTTTCAGCTTGCCAAGCGGCTTGCACAAACCTTTGGAAATTGGCTGGGTGGTCGTTGGAGTTGCAGCGATCGCTTTGGTGGTTTTAACTGGCCATTATGGTGGTAAGCTGGTCTATGAGCATGGGATTGGCGTTTCATTGAGTGCAATGCAATAAGGAACGAGCATGCGGGTGTTGCTAATTGAAGATGATCGCAAATTGGCCCGCTTGATTGAGCGAGCCCTGCGCGATGAACATCATCAGGTTGATCTGGCTTACGAGGGCGATAGTGGCTTGGATATGGCGCTGCATGGTATGTATGATGTGGCAGTGATCGATTGGATGTTGCCTGAGCGCGATGGTCCCAGCATTTGTCGGGCAATTCGCGCCGCCAAACTCAACACCAGGTTGCTTTTATTGACCGCACGGAGCCAAATTGAAGATCGGGTCACGGGCTTGGATAGCGGAGCCGACGATTATTTGAGCAAACCATTTGCCTTTGAGGAATTGTTGGCGCGAGTACGAGCTTTGGGGCGGCGCTTCAACAGCAATCTAAGCAGCGAAGAATTACGCTCAGGCGAGGTTGTGCTTGATCTGCGGGCGCACACGGCGCGGCGAGCCAATCAGCAGCTCGATTTAACCGCTACCGAATGGAATTTGCTCGAATGTTTGATTCGCAATAGCAACCAAGCCCTGAGTCGCCAACAATTGCTTGATTATGTCTGGTCGTATGAGCGTGATGTGCAACCATCGATGGTTGATGTCTATATCTCATACCTGCGGCGCAAACTTGAGCAACCAGCCAAACGTGATCCGATTCAAACCGTGCGAGGGGTTGGCTATCGTTGGGTGAGCGACAATGCTTAATCGATTGCGTTGGCGCTTAACCTTAATTTACGCTTGCACTGCTTTGCTGCTGTTGGCGGCAGTTGGCGGTAGCGTTTATTGGATGACAGTGCGCTATTTTCGCTTTGCCACCGAACGGGCCTTGCTCGAACGCATGACCTTGGAATTTGAGCAATTGGCCGCGCCCTTGCCGCCTGCCCTGCAAGCCTATCGCCCTCAGCAATTGCCCGATGAACGCCCAGTTGATAATGGGACACTTGCCAGTACGTTCGTTTTCACGATCGACCAAAACGGCCAAGTCTTCAACCCCAATCCGTGGAACCCGCCAATTCAGCCTGATCAAGCGGCGATTGAGGCGGCTAAGGCCGGCAAACTTGATCTGCGCACCATCAACTTGGCTGATGGAACCCAAGTCGCTTTGTTGACTGAAAAATTGACTCGAAGCGATGGCCCAGCTTTTTTGCAAGTTGGGCGCGTGCTCAACGAGCAAGAAGCGGCGTTAAGCACCTTGTTAAAAGGCCTAGTTGCTTTGTGGGCTGGGAGTGTGGTGGTTTTGGGCTGGTTTGGTTGGTGGTTGGCCGGGCGATCATTGCGGCCTGCCCAACAAGCTTGGGAGCGCCAACAAGCCTTTATCGCCAACGCCAGCCATGAATTGCGTGCCCCGCTGACCTTGATGCGAGCCAGCAGCGAAATTGCCCTGCGTGAATCGACCGACCCTGCCGAGCAACAGGAATTGCTTGAAGATATTTTGGCCGAAACCTATCACATGGCGCGGTTGGTTGAAGATTTACTGTTGCTCTCGCGGCTTGATGCTGCCAAAACCAATCTTCAGCGCGAAACTATCGATCTAACTGAGTTATGCCAGGATGTAGCCAAAGACGCTGGGCGCTTGGCACAAAATGCAGGAGTGGAGATTCGCGTGGCACATGCCGAGGGTCAGATCAAAGCGGATCGCACTCGCTTGCGCCAAGTTTTGTTAATTTTGCTGGATAACGCAATTGCCCATACACCGCGTGGTGGGAGCGTAGTTATTCACGCTGAACGCAAACAAGCTAACTATCAAATTAGCGTGATCGATACTGGCAAAGGCATCGATCCCAAACATCTCAAGCACATTTTCGAGCGTTTTTATCGGGTTGATAGTGCGCGAATCGCTGGCGGACGCGGCAACGGCCTTGGGTTATCCATCGCCCAAGCATTGATTCAAGCCCATAATGGCACAATTGAAGCTCAGAGCAACGTCGGCACTGGCACGACGATGATGATTACATTACCAAAATAATCCCTCACCTCTTCTCCCACGGCAGCAGGCGCGGGGCTAGCGCTCCTATTCATCCATTTCTTCAACCAACATGGGCACTCGAATGATAATCTGCGTGCCTTCGCCTGCCGATGAACGAATCTCGCAGGAGCCACCAGCGAGGCTTGCCCGTTCGCCCATATTCAACAACCCAAACGAGCCACGTTCCTCATATGAAGTCGTGATGCTCTTGAGATCAAAACCAATGCCACTATCACGCACCACAGCAGTGAGCATATGCCGCTCATGATCTTGAAAAAGCTCAATCCAGACCATTGAGGCTTTGGCATGTTTACGGGCATTATTGACCGCCTCTTGAATAATCATAAAGGTGGCGGCGGCAGTTTGTGGGGCCAAACGACCAAGGAAATTGCCAGGTGTAAAGCGCACTTGCATCCCCGATGGATCACGAAATTTGCTGGCGTATTCGTGTAGGGTTGCAATTAAGCCTTGGGTTTCGAGACCCAACGGGCGTAACTCAAACAACAGAGTACGCAACTCTTGGTAGGTTTTTTTGACCAAGGCCGCCAACGAATTAAGCTCATCTTCGACGCGCTCAGGCATGGCCTGCATCAATTTCTTGATGAACTCGATGTTCATGGCAATTGCTGCGACCGATTGGGTTGGCCCATCGTGCAGATCGCGATTGATTTGATGGCGCACTTCTTCTTCTTTGCGAATCAAGCGATCGCGTTCTTCTTTGAGTTTGGTGTAGAGATTGGCATTTTCAATCGAGATCGCCGCTTGGTTGGCCAGCATCGAGAGCGTGCGCAAATCGTGCTCGGTAAACGGGCCATTACGCTTATTGACCGCCTGAATTACCCCAACGGTCCGCTCGCGTGAACGCACTGGCACAGTCAGAATATTGCGGGTTTGATGCGAAATATCGCTATCAACTTGGCGATAGAAGCGCGCATCATTTTGCGGATCATCGACAATCAAGCCTTGACCATGGGTTACGACCCAGCCAGCGAAGCCTTGATCCATTGGCATGCGATAAGAACGCAATTCTTGGTTGTTGCTCGATGGTGTTTCAAAATACAGCTCTTTATGCACTTCATCGACCAACAGCAACGAGGCACTTTCGCTATCGACCAATTGGGTCACTTTTTCGATAATCGTGCGCAAAAGGCTGCGCAAATCAATATCACTGGCAATCGATTGGCTCACTTGATAGAGCAAATTCATCTCATCAAGCTCGCTGCGCGTCGTGTTGAGCAAGGCCACCCGATCGGCGGCTCCGCCAGCCACACCTACCAAAAGCAAGGCCAATTCGCCCTCGTTCTCAGGTGATACGCGGTCGGCAGAAACAATCAGGTGCAACAGGCCAACCTCATCATCACCGGAACGCAAGGTTAATTCCACCAAGGCTAGCTCATCGTTAATCCCATAGACCCCTAAATCCTGCTCGCCGCCAGTGGTGCGCTCGAAGACCGAGCGAGCCTGCTCGATCATTTCGTGGCCATCTGCGGGCAATTCGCCATGCTCCAGCGAAAACGGCACATTCAATGGGTCAATATAGAGCAATGCCCCTGCTTGGGCCGGCCAAAACTCAATTAAACGTTGCAAAAACGAATCAAGCAGATCCTGTGGGTTTTGGTAGGCGGTTGCCGTGAGCAACTGACTGAATGTTTGCCAGCGTTGAGCATCGAGAGTTATTGATGGCATTACCGAGCCTCCTTGCAGTATCAACTCAATCTACCCTAGCCATGCAACAGCGTCAAGCCTTGATCATGGTTGATCAGTTTTAGCATAGTTTTGCAATGATGGCTCAATCAACTAATCGTCATGTTGGTTAATGGCGGATGCTTGCCGATTATCTAACAGCAGCTATTTCATAAACAAATAGCGGGCACCAATGATAAACAGAAATGCGCCATAGAGCTTTTTCATGGTTGCCGACGAAATTGGCGCAGCAATTTTGGCTCCAAAATAGGTTCCAACTAGCAAACCAAGCGCAATAACGATCGAAGCTCGCCAATCTAAATTGCCCTCTTTATAGTAAACAAAAGCGCCGAGCAACCCAACTGGCAAAATTTGTGCGCCAATCGATGTGCCAGTCGCAAATTTCTGATCGAGTGCCAGCAACAAGACCATGGCTGGTACCATAATCGCCCCGCCACCAATTCCGAACATGCCGCCAGCCACTCCAGCGACCAACCCAATCAGAAGAAGATTGATAATCATGCCAACGCTTAGTGTAATCACGCGCTTTTGCTCCTTCGGTTGCTGATCCATTGATTCCTCCATTGACAGCTTGCCGCTATAATAGCGCAAACTGACCAATAACTTAGCACCGAATAGGATTGATACTTTGGAATTATTGTATGGACGCAATGCTGTTTTAGAGGCGTTACGCGCCAATCGGCGCAAATTGGGACGTTTACTGATCGCCGATGGCATCAAAGAGGGCGAATCGATGCAGGCGATCAATACAATTGCCCGCGAACGCCGAATTCAAGTTGCTAAAGTGCAGCGTGGTGAGCTTGATAAACGCACTGCTGGGGCAAACCATCAAGGCATTGCCCTCGAATGCGGTGCCTATCCCTATGTCGAAGTTGACGATATTATTGAGCTAGCCCGTGAGCGTGGCGAACAGCCGCTGATCTTGATTTTCGACCATTTGCAAGACCCACAAAATATTGGCACACTGATGCGTACCGCCGAAATTGTCGGCGCACATGGCATTATTTTCCCCGATCGACGCTCGGCCAGCATCACACCAGCGGTAATTAATGCTTCGGCGGGTGCAGTTGAGCATTTGTATGTGGCTCAAATTACCAATATTGCCCAAACTATCAAGCACCTGCAAGAGTACAATATTTGGGTGGCGGGAGTTGAAGATGATGAGCGGGCTGTCGATTTTGATAAGGCCAATTTGCGCGGAGCTTTAGCCTTGGTGATTGGCGCGGAAGGCCCAGGCTTGGCCCGCTTAACCCGCGAACGCTGCGATTTGTTGGTGCGCTTGCCGATGCGCGGCAAAGTCGCCTCGCTCAACGCCGCCACTGCTGGCTCAATCATTTTGTATCATGCTTGGCGAGTGAGGGGCTAGCGGCTAGGGGTCAGGGGCTAGGGATCAGAGGCCAGGGTTGTGATTGCACTGAATCAAATCGAACTGCCCCCTCATCCCTGAATCCTGACCCCTTCGTGCTCTTCGTGTCCTTCGTGGATCAATCGCTATACTACGCCCGTGGAGAACACCATGCTACGCAACAACGAACTATGGATCGCGATTGCCATCGCGGTAACCTCAACGATCATCGCGCGGTTGCCAGTGCTGCATTGGCTGGTTTATCCGTTTGAGCTGTTCAATACCTTTGTGCATGAGCTTGGCCATGGCTTTGCTTCATTACTGACTGGCGGCAAACTCGATCGGCTTGAAGTGTATTCAAATGGCGAGGGCGTGGCCTGGACAGCTGGCGGCATTCGTTGGATTGTGGCCAGTGCTGGCTATTTGAGCAGCGCCTTGGTTGGCGGCGCATTATTAATTCTTTCAGCACGGGGCATTAGCGCTGATCGCGTCACATTAATTATTGGAATTGCGCTGTTTGTGCTGTGTGGCTTGTTTGTTCGTAATATTTTTGGCATTATTGTTGGTATTTTGCTGGCGGGTGCATTCATTGCCGCTAGTTATAAATTGGCGTTGCACTGGAACGAGTGGCTCTTGTTAGTTTTGGGCGTGCAAACCATCTTAAATGCGCTCGATAGCTTATGGGATTTACTGCGACTTTCATCCTACCGTCGCCATGTCACCAGCGATGCCCTGATTATGCAACAAGCAACCGGAGTTCCAGCAATTTTATGGGCGTTGGTGTGGAGCGGCATCGCCCTCTTGATTTTGTGGCAGGCCATTCGATTTGCCTACTTCCGTGACATTTAGCCCATTCAAGCGCCGCCAGATGTGATATGCTCTAGGGGTGATCGAAGTAACCCGGAGGCAATCGCTATGCTGGAGGAGATTTTCGCTCCGCAATCGGTGGCCGTGGTGGGAGCATCTCCCGATCCATCACGTCTTGGTCACCGTGTCCTCAAAAATGTAATCGACAATGGCTATAAAGGGCGAATCTACCCGATTCATCCTACTGCCAGTGCAGTTTTAGGCCAAACGGCCTACCCGTCGGTCGCTGCTGTTCCCGCTGATGTTGAATTGGCAGTTTTGGTTATTCCACCGCAGCATGTCTTAAATGTGGTCGAAGAATGCGGCCAAAAAGGTGTGCGCGGTTTAGTCGTGATCACCGCAGGATTCAAGGAAGTAGGCGGTGAAGGGGTTAAGCTTGAACATCAATTGGTAGAGATTGTGCAACGTTACGGCATGCGCATGGTCGGCCCCAATTGTCTTGGTGTGATTGATACGGTCAGCGATTTGAATGCTTCGTTTGCAGCATTAATGCCCGCTGATGGTGAAATTGCCTTTATGTCGCAATCGGGCGCGGTTTGTACCGCCATTCTCGATTGGAGCAAAGAGGCCAATATTGGTTTTTCGCGCTTCGTCAGCCTTGGCAATAAATCCGATGTTGATGAAGTGGCGCTGTTGCAGGCTTGGGGCAACGATCCCCAGAATAAAGTTATTTTGGCCTATTTGGAAGGCATTTCCGATGGTCCAGGCTTTATTCAGGCCGCCCGCGAAGTAACCAAACGCACCCCAGTTATCGCAATTAAAAGCGGTACGACGGCAGCAGGTACGCGGGCAATTTCCTCGCACACCGGCTCGTTGGCGGGCAGCGAGAGCGCCTACGAATCGGCATTTGGCCAAAGCGGGATCATTCGTGCTCGCACAATGGAGCAATTGTTTGATTTTGCCTTGGTGTTTGCCTACCAACCCTTGCTGACTGGCTCACGCATTGCGATTGTCACCAATGCTGGCGGGCCTGGAATTATCGCCACCGATGCGATTGAGCGAGCTGGCTTGCAGATGGCCGAATTCACCCCCACAACCATCAGCCATTTACAAGCCAATTTACCAGCCACCGCCAATGTCTATAATCCAATCGATGTGATCGGCGATGCCAAAGCTGATCGCTATCGCATTGGGATTCAGGCAGCCTTGACCGACCCGAATGTTGATGCGGTGTTGGTGCTGTTTACCCCACAAGCTGGCAGCGAAGCCGAAGCCACGGTTGAAGCCATGGCCGAGCTTTCAGCCAACCAAAGCAAACCAATTGTCGCCAGTTTTATGGGCGCATATAGCATCAAGCCTGCGCTCAAGCTGCTTAATCAATATAAAATCCCCAACTACGAGTTCCCTGAACGGGCAGTATCGGCCTTGGAAGCCATGTGGCAACATCGCCGCTGGCGTGAACAACCAGCCATGACCTATGCGCGTTTTGATGTTGATAAAGCGCATGTCCGCGAGTTATTTGCTCAAGTGCGCGAGGCTGGGCGGGTTGAACTTGGCGAGATCGAGGCGCGTGAAGTTATGGCGGCGTATGGCATGCGTTTGCCCGACAGCCGGCTTTCGCGTTCGCCTGAAGAAGCCGCCGAAATTGCCAAGGAAATTGGGTTTCCGGTGGTGATGAAAATTAGCTCGCCCGATATTCTGCACAAAAGCGATATTGGCGGGGTGCGCGTGGGCATTGCCGACCCGCAAGCTGCCAGCGATAGCTACGAGCTAATCGCCTATCGCGCCCGTAAATTTAGCCCAAATGCGCGGATTTGGGGGGTTTTGGTGCAGGAAATGGCACGGAAAGGCCGCGAAGTGCTGGTTGGGGTCAGCCGTGATCCGCAATTTGGGGCGCTGATTGGCGTGGGCATGGGCGGTATTTATGTCGAAGTGCTCAAAGATGTTGTATTTCGACTTGCGCCCTTAAGCCGCGAAGAAGTGCGCGAACAACTGCGGGCAATTCGTTCGTTTCCATTGTTGCAGGGCGTGCGTGGCGAGCAAACCGCCGATTTAGAAGCCGTTGAAGATATTGTGCTGCGGGTCAGCCAATTGGTTAGCGACTTCCCCGAAATCGTCGAAATGGATATTAATCCGTTGGTTGTCTACAACCGTGGCGAAGGCGTAATCGTGCTCGATGCCCGCATTATTCTGCAAGGATAGATTTGAAAGGATGAGGGATGAAGGATGAATTATGAAGAGGAATCAGTTGGTTTCTCACGAATTTTGGATGAATATAGTTTCTTTAAAATTCAGCCAATATTCATCCCTCATCCCTCATCCTTCATCCTTCGATAAAGGAGTTTCGCTATGGCAACGCTGTATGTTGCATCAACAGAATCATATGTTGGCAAGAGTGCAGTTTGTGCTGCCTTGTTGCGCCAACTCAAGGATCGCCAGATTGATGCTGGCTACATGAAGCCAGTCAGTGTTTCGGTAACCCACACGCCAGAAGGGGCATTCGATGAAGATGCTGCCTTTATTCGCGAGAGTTTCGGCCTGAGCGAACCATTGGAGCAGATTGCGCCAGTGCTTTTGCGCCGCACGACGATCGAAAGCATTTTGCGTGGCGAGCAGCACGATTGGGCTGGGGCGGTGCAACAAGCGTTCCAAGCAATCAGCAGCCAACATCAAGTGACGATCGTTGAAGGCACGAACAGTTGGGCCGAAGGCTCGCTTGTCGATCTAAGTGCTGATCGGGTGGCCGATTTGATCGATGCGCCCATGGTCTTGGTTTCGCGCTACCGCACTACGCTCACCGTCGATGCAATTTTGT
It contains:
- a CDS encoding acetate--CoA ligase family protein, whose product is MLEEIFAPQSVAVVGASPDPSRLGHRVLKNVIDNGYKGRIYPIHPTASAVLGQTAYPSVAAVPADVELAVLVIPPQHVLNVVEECGQKGVRGLVVITAGFKEVGGEGVKLEHQLVEIVQRYGMRMVGPNCLGVIDTVSDLNASFAALMPADGEIAFMSQSGAVCTAILDWSKEANIGFSRFVSLGNKSDVDEVALLQAWGNDPQNKVILAYLEGISDGPGFIQAAREVTKRTPVIAIKSGTTAAGTRAISSHTGSLAGSESAYESAFGQSGIIRARTMEQLFDFALVFAYQPLLTGSRIAIVTNAGGPGIIATDAIERAGLQMAEFTPTTISHLQANLPATANVYNPIDVIGDAKADRYRIGIQAALTDPNVDAVLVLFTPQAGSEAEATVEAMAELSANQSKPIVASFMGAYSIKPALKLLNQYKIPNYEFPERAVSALEAMWQHRRWREQPAMTYARFDVDKAHVRELFAQVREAGRVELGEIEAREVMAAYGMRLPDSRLSRSPEEAAEIAKEIGFPVVMKISSPDILHKSDIGGVRVGIADPQAASDSYELIAYRARKFSPNARIWGVLVQEMARKGREVLVGVSRDPQFGALIGVGMGGIYVEVLKDVVFRLAPLSREEVREQLRAIRSFPLLQGVRGEQTADLEAVEDIVLRVSQLVSDFPEIVEMDINPLVVYNRGEGVIVLDARIILQG